A window from Argopecten irradians isolate NY chromosome 3, Ai_NY, whole genome shotgun sequence encodes these proteins:
- the LOC138317668 gene encoding uncharacterized protein isoform X5, producing the protein MVWEDRASITMDTSGDFAQYLENEGVNKSTLERLKKEAITDWETLSILTSDDLSELGLPIGQKAIIRKLTQRQKSSNETEPRDLRVMSTVQDKARESKLSETASEYAVHRDLTRDDDDDGDDYDDAFTVTRQDDIYDDAISLDQHIASMRSQHSPEDDEPPEKPPRYPTTSHNKQKPDKKPKAFEKKPPISSPDMTGGGIQDDVYDVPEDTDGGDIYDEAISDSPPQPQITLPPRTTSYPKPATKQVSGTARREKSAMKSETTRGRSNISEPARASRNNATSDSTRFPRSNMTSESTVTSQADVTSENQGSQTIAPETILLPKAGGGASHHISKLISVSGDNIINAAKHIMKFDTKPAVRPTIVKVEATPMGGSDSVPNPKPAVQQRLSGGFSSDSGSSKQTAPDGLPPRALREQSSSKGVHFPEDMLLPDPDDLYEEPMATNDKPTVMSVRQDSIPDEEAPDIPRRSPKNRSEPQQRSRDRVTTKPVKKIKEDNSGEHEVELNVSCLETERKGKIILELTTVHEDVVKPLPARILLLVDTSGSMGIKVGRRRLSKLTRLKKFVISMVKTLDEGDQAALVTFGEESSVLLPMSEINDGTQDTLTTKLDELDKSFLSKKTDLSAGLMTSLDVFGRVCKSQEDLLGYRNSIIVFSDGEINLGTQEPSRLVHEVREKIRAMSFGLDNTQNQWVSISTVVTGSSPSEIMYSLSKFCSSDAFYHLDIEKSSKTDVDLFLPVMMRKTAIAWNVSLHVKSLNGATIINADCTQENKVRLRGHKTAEGEKTEKAYFFYDIPAASEKHVGIVIDLYDVEQRPDVKVLSASINFTGISGKRRSVTREVTLADLMPTDESKKKEALEDIYMHEARIVSQIAVNKAAEEIKTGRAEKSRTRLIEGQSDLQRLMESYGQKAQEEDVKIDITPHAESVIKNLQSLLDAIEESTGNDEDANGKNWNRMKAVSSAITREAPTISETVDNTDILCPLPRIKQINSDNIREQMVHVYRKQGVRNSSFVSMDHTIVELGHSLRMRPISE; encoded by the exons ATGGTATGGGAAG ATAGAGCTTCCATCACTATGGATA CAAGTGGGGATTTTGCGCAATATCTGGAAAACGAAGGGGTCAACAAGTCGACTCTAGAAAGGTTAAAGAAAGAAGCGATTACCGATTGGGAGACACTATCCATTTTGACCTCTGATGACCTCTCCGAATTAGGGCTACCTATAGGCCAGAAAGCTATTATAAGGAAATTGACCCAACGACAAAAGTCCAGTAATGAAACAGAACCAAGGGATCTCCGAGTCATGTCAACAGTGCAGGACAAAG CAAGAGAAAGCAAACTATCCGAGACTGCCTCTGAATACGCAGTACATCGAGATCTGACTAGAG ACGATGACGATGATGGAGATGATTATGACGATGCCTTTACGGTGACAAGGC AGGACGATATTTACGACGACGCGATAAGTCTTGATCAGC ATATCGCATCAATGAGAAGCCAACACTCTCCAGAAGACG ACGAACCACCAGAAAAACCCCCGAGATATCCAACAACATCGCACAACAAACAAAAGCCTG ATAAAAAACCAAAGGCATTTGAGAAGAAACCACCAATCTCTTCTCCGG ACATGACTGGCGGTGGCATACAGGACGATGTCTACGATGTTCCGG AGGACACAGACGGCGGTGATATATACGATGAAGCCATCTCGGATTCACCTCCCCAACCGCAGATCACTTTACCACCTCGCACCACGTCCTATCCTAAACCAGCGACGAAACAGGTGTCAGGGACAGCACGAAGGGAGAAATCGGCCATGAAATCAGAAACAACACGTGGGCGATCAAATATATCAGAGCCGGCACGTGCGTCTAGAAATAATGCGACGTCAGATTCAACACGTTTCCCGAGATCCAATATGACGTCAGAGTCGACTGTTACGTCACAAGCGGATGTGACGTCAGAAAACCAAGGATCACAGACAATAGCACCAGAAACAATACTCTTACCAAAGGCTGGCGGCGGAGCCTCGCACCACATATCGAAACTGATCTCTGTGTCGGGCGATAATATCATAAATGCTGCAAAACATATCATGAAATTTGACACAAAACCAGCAGTGAGGCCAACCATTGTTAAGGTAGAAGCTACTCCTATGGGTGGCTCTGATTCAGTACCTAATCCAAAACCCGCTGTACAACAAAGACTCTCCGGCGGATTTTCCTCAGACTCTGGGA GTTCCAAGCAAACTGCACCAGATGGTCTTCCACCACGTGCGTTACGAGAACAGTCTTCCTCAAAGGGAGTCCACTTTCCTGAAGACATGCTATTAC CTGACCCTGACGATTTATACGAGGAACCGATGG CCACCAATGACAAACCTACCGTAATGTCAGTTCGACAAGACTCTATTCCGGACGAAGAAGCACCAGATATCCCCCGGAGATCGCCGAAGAATAGGTCAGAGCCACAACAAAGGTCACGCGACCGGGTGACAACCAAACCCGTCAAAAAGATAAAGGAAGATAACTCAGGCGAACACGAGGTTGAATTGAATGTTTCGTGCTTGGAGACAGAAAGAAAG GGTAAGATCATACTGGAGCTGACTACTGTCCACGAGGATGTTGTTAAGCCACTTCCGGCCAGGATATTACTCCTGGTTGACACAAGCGGAAGTATGGGCATCAAAGTGGGAAGGAGGCGACTCAGTAAGCTAACTCGTCTTAAAAAGTTCGTCATATCCATGGTGAAGACTCTAGATGAAGGAGATCAGGCTGCACTAGTAACGTTTGGGGAGGAATCAAGCGTCCTACTGCCCATGTCAGAGATCAACGACGGAACGCAG GACACCCTGACCACAAAATTGGACGAGCTGGACAAATCATTCCTTTCGAAAAAGACAGATTTGAGTGCCGGATTAATGACATCTCTCGATGTGTTTGGTCGAGTCTGCAAAAG CCAGGAAGACCTTCTGGGTTACAGAAACAGCATCATTGTTTTCTCGGACGGAGAAATTAATCTAGGCACACAAGAACCATCAAGACTTGTTCACGAGGTTCGGGAAAAGATCCGTGCTATGTCATTTGGACTGGACAACACCCAGAATCAGTGGGTATCCATATCTACAGTGGTTACTGGGAGTAGCCCCTCCGAAATAATGTACTCTCTGTCAAAGTTCTGCAGCAGCGATGCGTTCTACCATCTGGACATCGAAAAGTCATCTAAAACGGATGTTGATTTGTTCCTTCCGGTCATGATGCGCAAGACTGCCATAGCATGGAATGTATCGCTTCACGTCAAGTCATTAAACGGTGCTACAATTATAAACGCCGACTGCACTCAAGAGAACAAAGTCCGCTTACGAGGACATAAAACGGCAGAAGGTGAAAAGACAGAGAAGGCTTACTTCTTTTACGACATCCCTGCAGCTTCAGAAAAGCATGTAGGGATCGTCATCGATTTATACGACGTAGAGCAAAGACCCGATGTGAAGGTTTTGTCTGCTAGCATCAATTTCACCGGCATATCTGGTAAGCGACGGTCGGTTACAAGGGAGGTTACTCTTGCTGACTTAATGCCAACTGATGAGTCAAAGAAGAAAGAGGCGTTAGAAGATATTTACATGCACGAGGCTCGCATTGTATCCCAGATCGCCGTTAATAAGGCTGCCGAGGAAATAAAAACCGGCCGCGCCGAAAAATCACGCACGCGCCTTATTGAAGGTCAAAGTGACCTTCAGAGGTTAATGGAGAGTTACGGACAGAAAGCGCAGGAAGAAGATGTCAAAATTGACATTACCCCGCATGCAGAATCCGTCATCAAAAATCTACAGTCTCTTTTGGACGCTATCGAAGAGTCCACCGGAAATGACGAAGATGCAAACGGTAAAAACTGGAATCGGATGAAGGCGGTATCTTCTGCAATCACACGGGAAGCCCCGACAATTTCCGAAACTGTTGACAATACCGATATACTTTGCCCACTTCCAAGGATCAAGCAGATCAACTCTGATAACATTCGAGAACAAATGGTGCATGTGTACCGGAAACAAGGCGTTCGGAACAGCAGTTTTGTAAGCATGGACCATACAATAGTCGAACTGGGGCATAGCTTACGAATGAGACCCATATCGGAGTGA
- the LOC138317668 gene encoding uncharacterized protein isoform X4 — protein MVWEDRASITMDTSGDFAQYLENEGVNKSTLERLKKEAITDWETLSILTSDDLSELGLPIGQKAIIRKLTQRQKSSNETEPRDLRVMSTVQDKARESKLSETASEYAVHRDLTRDDDDDGDDYDDAFTVTRHIASMRSQHSPEDDEPPEKPPRYPTTSHNKQKPDKKPKAFEKKPPISSPAVEDTGDIYDVPEDEDMTGGGIQDDVYDVPEDTDGGDIYDEAISDSPPQPQITLPPRTTSYPKPATKQVSGTARREKSAMKSETTRGRSNISEPARASRNNATSDSTRFPRSNMTSESTVTSQADVTSENQGSQTIAPETILLPKAGGGASHHISKLISVSGDNIINAAKHIMKFDTKPAVRPTIVKVEATPMGGSDSVPNPKPAVQQRLSGGFSSDSGSSKQTAPDGLPPRALREQSSSKGVHFPEDMLLPDPDDLYEEPMATNDKPTVMSVRQDSIPDEEAPDIPRRSPKNRSEPQQRSRDRVTTKPVKKIKEDNSGEHEVELNVSCLETERKGKIILELTTVHEDVVKPLPARILLLVDTSGSMGIKVGRRRLSKLTRLKKFVISMVKTLDEGDQAALVTFGEESSVLLPMSEINDGTQDTLTTKLDELDKSFLSKKTDLSAGLMTSLDVFGRVCKSQEDLLGYRNSIIVFSDGEINLGTQEPSRLVHEVREKIRAMSFGLDNTQNQWVSISTVVTGSSPSEIMYSLSKFCSSDAFYHLDIEKSSKTDVDLFLPVMMRKTAIAWNVSLHVKSLNGATIINADCTQENKVRLRGHKTAEGEKTEKAYFFYDIPAASEKHVGIVIDLYDVEQRPDVKVLSASINFTGISGKRRSVTREVTLADLMPTDESKKKEALEDIYMHEARIVSQIAVNKAAEEIKTGRAEKSRTRLIEGQSDLQRLMESYGQKAQEEDVKIDITPHAESVIKNLQSLLDAIEESTGNDEDANGKNWNRMKAVSSAITREAPTISETVDNTDILCPLPRIKQINSDNIREQMVHVYRKQGVRNSSFVSMDHTIVELGHSLRMRPISE, from the exons ATGGTATGGGAAG ATAGAGCTTCCATCACTATGGATA CAAGTGGGGATTTTGCGCAATATCTGGAAAACGAAGGGGTCAACAAGTCGACTCTAGAAAGGTTAAAGAAAGAAGCGATTACCGATTGGGAGACACTATCCATTTTGACCTCTGATGACCTCTCCGAATTAGGGCTACCTATAGGCCAGAAAGCTATTATAAGGAAATTGACCCAACGACAAAAGTCCAGTAATGAAACAGAACCAAGGGATCTCCGAGTCATGTCAACAGTGCAGGACAAAG CAAGAGAAAGCAAACTATCCGAGACTGCCTCTGAATACGCAGTACATCGAGATCTGACTAGAG ACGATGACGATGATGGAGATGATTATGACGATGCCTTTACGGTGACAAGGC ATATCGCATCAATGAGAAGCCAACACTCTCCAGAAGACG ACGAACCACCAGAAAAACCCCCGAGATATCCAACAACATCGCACAACAAACAAAAGCCTG ATAAAAAACCAAAGGCATTTGAGAAGAAACCACCAATCTCTTCTCCGG CTGTAGAAGATACCGGTGATATCTATGACGTTCCTGAGGATGAAG ACATGACTGGCGGTGGCATACAGGACGATGTCTACGATGTTCCGG AGGACACAGACGGCGGTGATATATACGATGAAGCCATCTCGGATTCACCTCCCCAACCGCAGATCACTTTACCACCTCGCACCACGTCCTATCCTAAACCAGCGACGAAACAGGTGTCAGGGACAGCACGAAGGGAGAAATCGGCCATGAAATCAGAAACAACACGTGGGCGATCAAATATATCAGAGCCGGCACGTGCGTCTAGAAATAATGCGACGTCAGATTCAACACGTTTCCCGAGATCCAATATGACGTCAGAGTCGACTGTTACGTCACAAGCGGATGTGACGTCAGAAAACCAAGGATCACAGACAATAGCACCAGAAACAATACTCTTACCAAAGGCTGGCGGCGGAGCCTCGCACCACATATCGAAACTGATCTCTGTGTCGGGCGATAATATCATAAATGCTGCAAAACATATCATGAAATTTGACACAAAACCAGCAGTGAGGCCAACCATTGTTAAGGTAGAAGCTACTCCTATGGGTGGCTCTGATTCAGTACCTAATCCAAAACCCGCTGTACAACAAAGACTCTCCGGCGGATTTTCCTCAGACTCTGGGA GTTCCAAGCAAACTGCACCAGATGGTCTTCCACCACGTGCGTTACGAGAACAGTCTTCCTCAAAGGGAGTCCACTTTCCTGAAGACATGCTATTAC CTGACCCTGACGATTTATACGAGGAACCGATGG CCACCAATGACAAACCTACCGTAATGTCAGTTCGACAAGACTCTATTCCGGACGAAGAAGCACCAGATATCCCCCGGAGATCGCCGAAGAATAGGTCAGAGCCACAACAAAGGTCACGCGACCGGGTGACAACCAAACCCGTCAAAAAGATAAAGGAAGATAACTCAGGCGAACACGAGGTTGAATTGAATGTTTCGTGCTTGGAGACAGAAAGAAAG GGTAAGATCATACTGGAGCTGACTACTGTCCACGAGGATGTTGTTAAGCCACTTCCGGCCAGGATATTACTCCTGGTTGACACAAGCGGAAGTATGGGCATCAAAGTGGGAAGGAGGCGACTCAGTAAGCTAACTCGTCTTAAAAAGTTCGTCATATCCATGGTGAAGACTCTAGATGAAGGAGATCAGGCTGCACTAGTAACGTTTGGGGAGGAATCAAGCGTCCTACTGCCCATGTCAGAGATCAACGACGGAACGCAG GACACCCTGACCACAAAATTGGACGAGCTGGACAAATCATTCCTTTCGAAAAAGACAGATTTGAGTGCCGGATTAATGACATCTCTCGATGTGTTTGGTCGAGTCTGCAAAAG CCAGGAAGACCTTCTGGGTTACAGAAACAGCATCATTGTTTTCTCGGACGGAGAAATTAATCTAGGCACACAAGAACCATCAAGACTTGTTCACGAGGTTCGGGAAAAGATCCGTGCTATGTCATTTGGACTGGACAACACCCAGAATCAGTGGGTATCCATATCTACAGTGGTTACTGGGAGTAGCCCCTCCGAAATAATGTACTCTCTGTCAAAGTTCTGCAGCAGCGATGCGTTCTACCATCTGGACATCGAAAAGTCATCTAAAACGGATGTTGATTTGTTCCTTCCGGTCATGATGCGCAAGACTGCCATAGCATGGAATGTATCGCTTCACGTCAAGTCATTAAACGGTGCTACAATTATAAACGCCGACTGCACTCAAGAGAACAAAGTCCGCTTACGAGGACATAAAACGGCAGAAGGTGAAAAGACAGAGAAGGCTTACTTCTTTTACGACATCCCTGCAGCTTCAGAAAAGCATGTAGGGATCGTCATCGATTTATACGACGTAGAGCAAAGACCCGATGTGAAGGTTTTGTCTGCTAGCATCAATTTCACCGGCATATCTGGTAAGCGACGGTCGGTTACAAGGGAGGTTACTCTTGCTGACTTAATGCCAACTGATGAGTCAAAGAAGAAAGAGGCGTTAGAAGATATTTACATGCACGAGGCTCGCATTGTATCCCAGATCGCCGTTAATAAGGCTGCCGAGGAAATAAAAACCGGCCGCGCCGAAAAATCACGCACGCGCCTTATTGAAGGTCAAAGTGACCTTCAGAGGTTAATGGAGAGTTACGGACAGAAAGCGCAGGAAGAAGATGTCAAAATTGACATTACCCCGCATGCAGAATCCGTCATCAAAAATCTACAGTCTCTTTTGGACGCTATCGAAGAGTCCACCGGAAATGACGAAGATGCAAACGGTAAAAACTGGAATCGGATGAAGGCGGTATCTTCTGCAATCACACGGGAAGCCCCGACAATTTCCGAAACTGTTGACAATACCGATATACTTTGCCCACTTCCAAGGATCAAGCAGATCAACTCTGATAACATTCGAGAACAAATGGTGCATGTGTACCGGAAACAAGGCGTTCGGAACAGCAGTTTTGTAAGCATGGACCATACAATAGTCGAACTGGGGCATAGCTTACGAATGAGACCCATATCGGAGTGA
- the LOC138317668 gene encoding uncharacterized protein isoform X1, giving the protein MVWEDRASITMDTSGDFAQYLENEGVNKSTLERLKKEAITDWETLSILTSDDLSELGLPIGQKAIIRKLTQRQKSSNETEPRDLRVMSTVQDKARESKLSETASEYAVHRDLTRDDDDDGDDYDDAFTVTRQDDIYDDAISLDQHIASMRSQHSPEDDEPPEKPPRYPTTSHNKQKPDKKPKAFEKKPPISSPAVEDTGDIYDVPEDEDMTGGGIQDDVYDVPEDTDGGDIYDEAISDSPPQPQITLPPRTTSYPKPATKQVSGTARREKSAMKSETTRGRSNISEPARASRNNATSDSTRFPRSNMTSESTVTSQADVTSENQGSQTIAPETILLPKAGGGASHHISKLISVSGDNIINAAKHIMKFDTKPAVRPTIVKVEATPMGGSDSVPNPKPAVQQRLSGGFSSDSGSSKQTAPDGLPPRALREQSSSKGVHFPEDMLLPDPDDLYEEPMATNDKPTVMSVRQDSIPDEEAPDIPRRSPKNRSEPQQRSRDRVTTKPVKKIKEDNSGEHEVELNVSCLETERKGKIILELTTVHEDVVKPLPARILLLVDTSGSMGIKVGRRRLSKLTRLKKFVISMVKTLDEGDQAALVTFGEESSVLLPMSEINDGTQDTLTTKLDELDKSFLSKKTDLSAGLMTSLDVFGRVCKSQEDLLGYRNSIIVFSDGEINLGTQEPSRLVHEVREKIRAMSFGLDNTQNQWVSISTVVTGSSPSEIMYSLSKFCSSDAFYHLDIEKSSKTDVDLFLPVMMRKTAIAWNVSLHVKSLNGATIINADCTQENKVRLRGHKTAEGEKTEKAYFFYDIPAASEKHVGIVIDLYDVEQRPDVKVLSASINFTGISGKRRSVTREVTLADLMPTDESKKKEALEDIYMHEARIVSQIAVNKAAEEIKTGRAEKSRTRLIEGQSDLQRLMESYGQKAQEEDVKIDITPHAESVIKNLQSLLDAIEESTGNDEDANGKNWNRMKAVSSAITREAPTISETVDNTDILCPLPRIKQINSDNIREQMVHVYRKQGVRNSSFVSMDHTIVELGHSLRMRPISE; this is encoded by the exons ATGGTATGGGAAG ATAGAGCTTCCATCACTATGGATA CAAGTGGGGATTTTGCGCAATATCTGGAAAACGAAGGGGTCAACAAGTCGACTCTAGAAAGGTTAAAGAAAGAAGCGATTACCGATTGGGAGACACTATCCATTTTGACCTCTGATGACCTCTCCGAATTAGGGCTACCTATAGGCCAGAAAGCTATTATAAGGAAATTGACCCAACGACAAAAGTCCAGTAATGAAACAGAACCAAGGGATCTCCGAGTCATGTCAACAGTGCAGGACAAAG CAAGAGAAAGCAAACTATCCGAGACTGCCTCTGAATACGCAGTACATCGAGATCTGACTAGAG ACGATGACGATGATGGAGATGATTATGACGATGCCTTTACGGTGACAAGGC AGGACGATATTTACGACGACGCGATAAGTCTTGATCAGC ATATCGCATCAATGAGAAGCCAACACTCTCCAGAAGACG ACGAACCACCAGAAAAACCCCCGAGATATCCAACAACATCGCACAACAAACAAAAGCCTG ATAAAAAACCAAAGGCATTTGAGAAGAAACCACCAATCTCTTCTCCGG CTGTAGAAGATACCGGTGATATCTATGACGTTCCTGAGGATGAAG ACATGACTGGCGGTGGCATACAGGACGATGTCTACGATGTTCCGG AGGACACAGACGGCGGTGATATATACGATGAAGCCATCTCGGATTCACCTCCCCAACCGCAGATCACTTTACCACCTCGCACCACGTCCTATCCTAAACCAGCGACGAAACAGGTGTCAGGGACAGCACGAAGGGAGAAATCGGCCATGAAATCAGAAACAACACGTGGGCGATCAAATATATCAGAGCCGGCACGTGCGTCTAGAAATAATGCGACGTCAGATTCAACACGTTTCCCGAGATCCAATATGACGTCAGAGTCGACTGTTACGTCACAAGCGGATGTGACGTCAGAAAACCAAGGATCACAGACAATAGCACCAGAAACAATACTCTTACCAAAGGCTGGCGGCGGAGCCTCGCACCACATATCGAAACTGATCTCTGTGTCGGGCGATAATATCATAAATGCTGCAAAACATATCATGAAATTTGACACAAAACCAGCAGTGAGGCCAACCATTGTTAAGGTAGAAGCTACTCCTATGGGTGGCTCTGATTCAGTACCTAATCCAAAACCCGCTGTACAACAAAGACTCTCCGGCGGATTTTCCTCAGACTCTGGGA GTTCCAAGCAAACTGCACCAGATGGTCTTCCACCACGTGCGTTACGAGAACAGTCTTCCTCAAAGGGAGTCCACTTTCCTGAAGACATGCTATTAC CTGACCCTGACGATTTATACGAGGAACCGATGG CCACCAATGACAAACCTACCGTAATGTCAGTTCGACAAGACTCTATTCCGGACGAAGAAGCACCAGATATCCCCCGGAGATCGCCGAAGAATAGGTCAGAGCCACAACAAAGGTCACGCGACCGGGTGACAACCAAACCCGTCAAAAAGATAAAGGAAGATAACTCAGGCGAACACGAGGTTGAATTGAATGTTTCGTGCTTGGAGACAGAAAGAAAG GGTAAGATCATACTGGAGCTGACTACTGTCCACGAGGATGTTGTTAAGCCACTTCCGGCCAGGATATTACTCCTGGTTGACACAAGCGGAAGTATGGGCATCAAAGTGGGAAGGAGGCGACTCAGTAAGCTAACTCGTCTTAAAAAGTTCGTCATATCCATGGTGAAGACTCTAGATGAAGGAGATCAGGCTGCACTAGTAACGTTTGGGGAGGAATCAAGCGTCCTACTGCCCATGTCAGAGATCAACGACGGAACGCAG GACACCCTGACCACAAAATTGGACGAGCTGGACAAATCATTCCTTTCGAAAAAGACAGATTTGAGTGCCGGATTAATGACATCTCTCGATGTGTTTGGTCGAGTCTGCAAAAG CCAGGAAGACCTTCTGGGTTACAGAAACAGCATCATTGTTTTCTCGGACGGAGAAATTAATCTAGGCACACAAGAACCATCAAGACTTGTTCACGAGGTTCGGGAAAAGATCCGTGCTATGTCATTTGGACTGGACAACACCCAGAATCAGTGGGTATCCATATCTACAGTGGTTACTGGGAGTAGCCCCTCCGAAATAATGTACTCTCTGTCAAAGTTCTGCAGCAGCGATGCGTTCTACCATCTGGACATCGAAAAGTCATCTAAAACGGATGTTGATTTGTTCCTTCCGGTCATGATGCGCAAGACTGCCATAGCATGGAATGTATCGCTTCACGTCAAGTCATTAAACGGTGCTACAATTATAAACGCCGACTGCACTCAAGAGAACAAAGTCCGCTTACGAGGACATAAAACGGCAGAAGGTGAAAAGACAGAGAAGGCTTACTTCTTTTACGACATCCCTGCAGCTTCAGAAAAGCATGTAGGGATCGTCATCGATTTATACGACGTAGAGCAAAGACCCGATGTGAAGGTTTTGTCTGCTAGCATCAATTTCACCGGCATATCTGGTAAGCGACGGTCGGTTACAAGGGAGGTTACTCTTGCTGACTTAATGCCAACTGATGAGTCAAAGAAGAAAGAGGCGTTAGAAGATATTTACATGCACGAGGCTCGCATTGTATCCCAGATCGCCGTTAATAAGGCTGCCGAGGAAATAAAAACCGGCCGCGCCGAAAAATCACGCACGCGCCTTATTGAAGGTCAAAGTGACCTTCAGAGGTTAATGGAGAGTTACGGACAGAAAGCGCAGGAAGAAGATGTCAAAATTGACATTACCCCGCATGCAGAATCCGTCATCAAAAATCTACAGTCTCTTTTGGACGCTATCGAAGAGTCCACCGGAAATGACGAAGATGCAAACGGTAAAAACTGGAATCGGATGAAGGCGGTATCTTCTGCAATCACACGGGAAGCCCCGACAATTTCCGAAACTGTTGACAATACCGATATACTTTGCCCACTTCCAAGGATCAAGCAGATCAACTCTGATAACATTCGAGAACAAATGGTGCATGTGTACCGGAAACAAGGCGTTCGGAACAGCAGTTTTGTAAGCATGGACCATACAATAGTCGAACTGGGGCATAGCTTACGAATGAGACCCATATCGGAGTGA